CAGGAGGCCTGGGCCGCATCCAGCCACCCCGCGCCCAGTCCGATCCGCCGGTCGGGGGTGGGCGCCGAGGTGGACAGGTCGCTGGTCGCCGGGCTGGCAGCACTGGCCGACCCGGCCGAAGACGACGACGTGGCGCACGCCGCGACGTACAGCGCGCCGATCACGGGTAGCACGCCGCAGAGCGCGGCAGCGGTCCGTCGCGCGCCCGGATAGCGAAGGGACGAATAGGATTTCACGTTGGCGAACCCGGTTCAGGTGTAAGGGCGAATGCGGCGCAAGTGTCAGGAACCAGGCGACGAGGGCGGCGACGGATCCCGGCGCGCGCTGCCGGAGGTCAGCGCGTCCAGCATCTGCTGCATGCGCTCGATCTCTGCGGTCTGGTCCGCGAGCACGTCGGAGCCGAACCGGAAGACGGTCTCGTCCTGCGCCGCGCCGTACGAGTTGAAGAGCTGCTCGACCATGGTGAGCGCGCCCTCGTGGTGGCGGATCATGAAGGTGAGGAAGAGCCGGTCGAACTCCGGGCCGCGCGCACTGTCCAGTTGTGCCAGCTCCTCGGCGCTCAACATGCCGGGCATCAGCACTTCGTGCTCCGCGCCGTGCATCCGCACGGTCAGGCGCGTGGCATCCGCGTCAGGAACCATCTGGTCCCGGTCCCGCAGCCAGCTCCGCATGAGCTCGATCTCGTCGCGCTGCGCCACTATGATCCGTTCGCACAGGAGGCGCACCTGGGCGCTGGCGCCGTGCGTGGCCGCCCAGCCAGCAACCAGCACGGCCTGCGCGTGATGCGGGATCATGCCCGTCATGAAGTGCACGTCCGCCGCGCTGTAGGGCCGCGG
The genomic region above belongs to Gemmatimonadota bacterium and contains:
- a CDS encoding DUF305 domain-containing protein produces the protein MKTSFTPILAAALIAAAASAGCGGTTVRGPVQPALGAPASSPPAGRAGAVAGPRPYSAADVHFMTGMIPHHAQAVLVAGWAATHGASAQVRLLCERIIVAQRDEIELMRSWLRDRDQMVPDADATRLTVRMHGAEHEVLMPGMLSAEELAQLDSARGPEFDRLFLTFMIRHHEGALTMVEQLFNSYGAAQDETVFRFGSDVLADQTAEIERMQQMLDALTSGSARRDPSPPSSPGS